CTTTCAACGCGCCTGTTTTCAAGTCTACAACGATTGGCTCGCGGAATTTTGCGCCCATGCGCCCAAACGGCTGAAAGGCTTGGCGCTGATCTCGCTCTACGATCCTAAGCTCGCGGCGCAAGATTTGGCCGACGCCGCTAAAAAGGGATTAGCCGGCGCGATCATCTGGGCCTCGCCGCCGGAAGAGCTGCCGTTTCATTCGGAAAGCTACGATCCCTTTTGGACCGCCGCACAAGAACTAAAAATGCCCCTCAGCCTGCACGAGTTCGCCGGCTTGAAATGGGTCGATTGGGACGACAGCGCGCAAAAGCGCACCGTCGCCCAAGCGATCAACTCTCACGAAGTGGAACAAACCTTCGCGACCTTGATCCTCTCCGGCGTGCTCGAACGCTTTCCCAATCTGAAAGTGGTCTCGGCGGAATTGAACTGCGGCTGGCTGCCGTTTTTTCTTTTCCGCGTTGACGAACGTTTCGACGCCACCGGCATCCGCTTTCGCGGCACGCCGTTTCCCACCAAGTTAAAACTGAAGCCGAGCGAATATTTTCGCCGCCAGCTCTACGCGACGTTTATCGACGACGGCTTCGGCGTCGCCCATCGCCACGACATCGGCGTGAAAAACATTCTCTGGTCCTCCGACTTTCCTCACAGCGCAACTTTCTGGCCCAAGTCGCGGGAAAAAATCG
This sequence is a window from Deltaproteobacteria bacterium. Protein-coding genes within it:
- a CDS encoding amidohydrolase; its protein translation is MAESIILDADSHVSEPLNLWQERLPVKYRDIAPHMETSHDGQPGAWWHIEKDRKPHNVILGFGANKSIEELQKLLEGFSYAGAHRGGWDPAQRLKDMDQDGVAGDVLYTTLGFRMFWIKDAGFQRACFQVYNDWLAEFCAHAPKRLKGLALISLYDPKLAAQDLADAAKKGLAGAIIWASPPEELPFHSESYDPFWTAAQELKMPLSLHEFAGLKWVDWDDSAQKRTVAQAINSHEVEQTFATLILSGVLERFPNLKVVSAELNCGWLPFFLFRVDERFDATGIRFRGTPFPTKLKLKPSEYFRRQLYATFIDDGFGVAHRHDIGVKNILWSSDFPHSATFWPKSREKIAADFKAVSADDKEKILCRNTAQLYGFDLS